A single region of the Candidatus Nanopelagicales bacterium genome encodes:
- a CDS encoding DUF222 domain-containing protein, with product MFESDMGMHATQPPGSGSDPGDDSDSTGLPLADLLTADAANCPPRVRHLVELLAEICQEPLVGGLVSGAALADRLAVLARARLVLDAEIGRTLAAAERGGVLPFTPGTFLQREAHWSGSAAGATVAASRLADRHRDLAQLWQSGRVPSESLAVIARELKGLPVAVEQKFLAACLPQLPQISVAGVRVLTRRFLDLLHPDDRDAQEQTDWERRTLTVTKHGGMAMLHGEFPDLEGEAILAALDALADSLRVENDHRHNGQRRADALITLVNRAASYGDVPATRSGLPVATTITVGISEADRVAAGQSRSGIRDLAQDVADGIDPGALAVSGGGNPLTLGDAAVRFALCTGEHTGVVIDDGVSSGGSISRALGITQVQPLAIGRKLRLATPAQRTALALRDRGCVMCGRPPSECQTHHLTDWSAGGRTDVDQLVLLCWVHHREVDLNRWTICRNPETDPYEPRWLITPVPRHQWRRRRPHAA from the coding sequence ATGTTCGAATCAGACATGGGGATGCACGCAACACAGCCACCGGGTTCTGGCTCCGATCCTGGTGATGATTCAGATTCCACCGGCCTTCCGCTGGCGGACCTCCTGACCGCAGATGCCGCGAACTGCCCGCCACGGGTGCGGCACCTGGTGGAACTCCTGGCTGAGATCTGCCAGGAGCCGCTGGTGGGCGGCTTGGTGTCCGGGGCCGCCCTCGCGGACCGACTGGCGGTGTTGGCTCGGGCCCGCCTCGTTCTCGATGCTGAGATCGGCCGCACGCTGGCGGCTGCGGAGCGTGGGGGCGTGTTGCCCTTCACTCCTGGAACGTTTCTGCAGCGCGAAGCCCACTGGTCCGGCTCGGCTGCGGGTGCCACGGTCGCGGCCTCCCGTCTGGCCGATCGTCACCGGGACCTCGCGCAGTTATGGCAGTCCGGGCGGGTCCCCAGCGAGTCCCTCGCTGTCATCGCGCGGGAGTTGAAAGGCCTTCCAGTCGCGGTCGAGCAGAAGTTCCTCGCCGCTTGTCTCCCGCAACTCCCCCAGATCTCAGTCGCCGGCGTCCGGGTTCTCACCCGGCGTTTCCTGGACCTGCTCCACCCCGACGACCGCGACGCACAGGAGCAGACTGACTGGGAACGGCGAACGCTCACCGTTACCAAGCACGGCGGAATGGCCATGTTGCACGGGGAGTTCCCGGATCTGGAGGGCGAGGCGATTCTCGCAGCGCTCGATGCGCTGGCGGATTCCTTGCGCGTCGAAAACGACCACCGCCACAACGGGCAACGTCGCGCCGATGCGCTCATCACGTTGGTGAATCGCGCCGCATCCTACGGTGATGTCCCCGCCACGCGGAGTGGATTGCCGGTGGCCACCACGATCACAGTCGGAATCAGCGAAGCCGATCGGGTGGCTGCCGGCCAGTCCCGATCGGGCATCCGGGACCTTGCCCAAGACGTCGCGGACGGTATCGATCCTGGTGCACTGGCCGTCTCCGGTGGCGGCAATCCGCTCACCCTGGGTGACGCGGCGGTCCGTTTCGCGCTGTGCACCGGGGAGCACACGGGGGTCGTCATCGATGACGGTGTCAGCTCGGGCGGGTCGATCTCCCGAGCCCTCGGCATCACCCAAGTTCAGCCGCTGGCGATAGGACGGAAGTTACGACTGGCTACCCCCGCACAACGCACTGCCCTGGCGCTGCGAGACCGGGGCTGTGTCATGTGCGGCAGGCCTCCTAGCGAATGCCAGACGCATCACCTCACGGACTGGAGTGCCGGCGGGAGGACGGACGTGGATCAGCTGGTGCTGCTTTGCTGGGTGCATCACAGAGAGGTCGACCTCAACAGATGGACGATCTGCCGAAACCCCGAAACCGACCCGTATGAACCGCGCTGGCTCATTACGCCCGTGCCCCGGCATCAATGGCGCCGACGACGACCCCACGCAGCGTGA
- a CDS encoding SDR family oxidoreductase, whose translation MTALITGATAGLGLGFADALAARGHDLVIVARTQERLAEVAARITATYGVGVETVSADLSVRADVDHVADRAASPDRPVDVLVNNAGFGVKQGFIGGDIDAEQQLLDVLVTAVMRLSHAALPGMVERGSGTLINVSSVAGWITGSTYSAAKSWVTVFTEGLANELSGTGVTATALCPGFVHTEFHQRADMDMAGVPSWMWLTVDQVVRQALDDADRGHLVSVPGNQYKVLSLATQYLPRPLVRRVAGGRPPRRHPR comes from the coding sequence ATGACCGCACTCATCACTGGAGCGACTGCCGGATTGGGACTCGGGTTCGCCGACGCCCTTGCCGCCCGGGGACACGATCTGGTGATCGTGGCCCGCACCCAGGAGCGGCTGGCCGAGGTAGCCGCCCGTATCACTGCGACCTACGGCGTGGGTGTCGAGACGGTTTCGGCCGACCTGTCGGTTCGCGCCGACGTCGATCACGTAGCAGACCGGGCCGCCTCCCCCGATCGACCGGTCGACGTACTGGTGAACAACGCCGGGTTCGGCGTCAAGCAGGGCTTCATCGGCGGTGACATCGACGCCGAGCAGCAACTCTTGGACGTGTTGGTGACTGCGGTCATGCGTTTGTCCCATGCGGCGCTGCCCGGGATGGTCGAGCGGGGCTCGGGGACCTTGATCAACGTCAGCAGTGTTGCGGGATGGATCACGGGGAGCACCTACAGCGCCGCCAAGTCGTGGGTCACCGTATTCACGGAGGGGCTGGCCAACGAACTGTCGGGGACGGGCGTCACGGCGACTGCTTTGTGTCCGGGATTCGTCCACACGGAGTTCCACCAGCGAGCCGACATGGACATGGCAGGGGTCCCGTCCTGGATGTGGCTGACCGTCGATCAGGTCGTGCGACAGGCCCTCGACGACGCCGACCGGGGCCACCTCGTCAGCGTTCCCGGCAACCAGTACAAGGTGCTGAGCCTCGCAACCCAGTACCTGCCGCGGCCGCTGGTACGCCGGGTCGCCGGCGGTCGACCGCCTCGGCGCCACCCACGGTGA
- a CDS encoding acyl-CoA dehydrogenase family protein translates to MSLLFNPRTYDPSGFDESTQRQLLALIDFFETKGLARNKAEYYSGEWYDDFLALVAEHNIFSTFATPAEVGTLIDDDDARWDLARINDLNEILGFYSLSHWYAWQVSVLGLGPVWLSANDTARKQVAQMLADGSIFGFGLSERDHGADIYSTDMILTRSQTGWTAEGGKWYIGNGNVAGRLSVFGKFADDDPEHPGEYVFFLVDTQHDSYELIKNVVAGQMFVSAFNLHDYPVTADDILHVGKPAWDAALATVNVGKVNLGWASIGISEHAFFEAITHANNRILYGNRVTDFPHVRRMLADAYARLVAMKVYAARSADYFRSASADDRRFLLFNPIMKAKVTSEGERVIDLLWDVIAARGFEQDTYFSRAATDIRALPKLEGTVHVNIALVLKFLPMYLGAAHGGAQKYPGVAVRQDSADDAYLFHQGPAKGLSKIGFADWRPALDRFGHLPNVAVFREQIDAFTQLVMTAPPTEAQQKDLDYLQVLGQLFTQVVYAQLICESAALAMDAGQTRSGSVSDISDLTEAHIDRIFAVFVQDMAEQAVALNGQPSATDAQRTAALAIIKHPVIDPVAETEFVAEVLSYDGTYEMKP, encoded by the coding sequence ATGTCACTGCTTTTCAACCCCCGCACCTACGACCCCAGCGGGTTCGACGAGTCCACGCAACGCCAACTCCTGGCTCTCATCGATTTCTTTGAGACCAAGGGATTGGCCCGGAACAAGGCCGAGTACTACTCCGGTGAGTGGTACGACGACTTCCTCGCCCTCGTCGCCGAGCACAACATCTTCTCGACCTTCGCCACCCCGGCGGAGGTGGGCACCCTCATCGATGACGACGATGCCCGCTGGGACCTGGCCCGGATCAACGATCTCAACGAAATCCTCGGCTTCTACTCGCTGTCCCACTGGTATGCGTGGCAGGTGTCAGTGCTCGGGCTCGGGCCGGTATGGCTGAGCGCGAACGATACCGCCCGCAAGCAGGTTGCGCAGATGCTCGCCGACGGCTCGATCTTCGGGTTCGGATTGTCCGAACGAGATCACGGCGCCGACATCTACTCCACGGACATGATCCTCACCCGTTCGCAGACCGGATGGACCGCCGAAGGCGGCAAGTGGTACATCGGCAACGGCAACGTCGCGGGTCGCCTCAGCGTCTTCGGTAAGTTCGCCGACGACGACCCGGAGCATCCCGGGGAGTACGTCTTCTTCCTGGTCGATACGCAGCACGATTCCTACGAGCTGATCAAGAACGTGGTCGCGGGTCAGATGTTCGTGTCCGCATTCAACCTTCATGACTACCCCGTCACCGCTGACGACATCCTGCACGTCGGCAAGCCGGCGTGGGATGCGGCCCTGGCCACCGTCAACGTCGGCAAGGTGAATCTGGGCTGGGCCAGCATCGGCATCAGTGAGCACGCGTTCTTCGAGGCGATCACTCACGCCAACAACCGCATCCTGTACGGCAACCGGGTCACCGACTTCCCGCATGTCCGGCGGATGCTCGCCGACGCCTATGCCCGCCTCGTCGCGATGAAGGTCTACGCGGCTCGTTCGGCCGACTACTTCCGGTCGGCCTCCGCAGACGACCGGCGCTTCCTGCTGTTCAACCCCATCATGAAAGCCAAGGTCACCAGCGAGGGTGAACGGGTCATCGACCTGCTGTGGGACGTCATCGCAGCCCGCGGATTCGAACAGGACACGTACTTCTCGCGGGCCGCCACCGACATCCGCGCGCTGCCCAAACTCGAAGGAACGGTGCACGTCAACATCGCATTGGTGCTGAAGTTCCTGCCGATGTACCTCGGGGCTGCGCATGGCGGGGCTCAAAAGTACCCGGGTGTCGCTGTCCGCCAGGACTCGGCCGACGACGCGTATCTGTTCCATCAGGGACCGGCCAAGGGATTGAGCAAGATCGGATTCGCCGACTGGCGCCCGGCGCTCGACCGGTTCGGGCACTTGCCCAATGTCGCGGTGTTCCGCGAGCAGATCGACGCGTTCACGCAGCTGGTCATGACGGCGCCTCCCACCGAAGCGCAGCAGAAGGACCTCGACTACCTCCAGGTTCTCGGTCAGTTGTTCACACAGGTCGTGTACGCGCAACTGATCTGCGAATCGGCCGCCCTGGCCATGGACGCGGGCCAGACCCGCAGCGGATCGGTCAGTGACATCAGTGATCTCACTGAGGCCCACATCGACCGGATCTTCGCGGTCTTCGTGCAGGACATGGCCGAGCAGGCGGTCGCGTTGAACGGGCAGCCATCGGCGACCGACGCTCAGCGCACCGCCGCACTCGCGATCATCAAACATCCGGTGATCGATCCGGTGGCCGAAACTGAGTTCGTCGCTGAGGTGCTGTCCTATGACGGCACCTACGAGATGAAGCCGTGA
- a CDS encoding TrmH family RNA methyltransferase — protein MTGVGVGPCPRPWPDDPRLDPELLANGDARNVVDRYRYWTVDAIVADLDTRRFGFHVAIENLQHDFNIGSIVRTANAFQAAEVHIVGRRRWNRRGAMVTDRYQHIRHHPDPAALGLYASARDLPIIGLDNVSGSLPLEHQALPYRCILLFGQEGGGLSEDARSRCSVTLAIAQFGSTRSINVGAAAAIAMHSWIRQHAG, from the coding sequence ATGACGGGAGTCGGAGTGGGGCCGTGTCCGCGACCCTGGCCCGATGATCCGCGCCTGGACCCGGAGTTGCTGGCCAACGGGGATGCCCGCAACGTGGTCGACCGCTACCGGTACTGGACGGTGGATGCCATCGTCGCTGACTTGGACACCCGACGATTCGGTTTCCATGTTGCGATCGAGAATCTCCAACACGACTTCAACATCGGGTCGATCGTGCGGACGGCGAACGCGTTCCAGGCAGCCGAGGTTCATATCGTCGGTCGGCGCAGGTGGAACCGTCGCGGAGCGATGGTCACCGATCGCTACCAGCACATCCGCCACCACCCCGATCCGGCGGCGCTGGGCCTCTACGCCTCGGCTCGCGACCTGCCGATCATCGGCCTCGACAACGTGTCCGGCTCACTACCGTTGGAGCACCAGGCGCTGCCATACCGGTGCATCCTGCTGTTCGGTCAGGAAGGTGGGGGGTTGTCCGAGGATGCACGGTCCCGGTGTTCGGTGACATTGGCGATCGCCCAGTTCGGCTCGACGCGGTCGATCAACGTCGGGGCGGCTGCAGCGATCGCCATGCACTCTTGGATCAGGCAGCATGCTGGCTGA
- a CDS encoding NAD-dependent epimerase/dehydratase family protein, translating into MGRSVTRARGEIAARLLVLGGTAFVGRAVVQVALASGYRVTTLNRGVSRSDLPGVERLRADRDDPDAMRRALDGRVFDGVIDVSGLAPAQVQPVVDELHDRTPHYTFVSTVSTYAEGAYQIPPGQAISEDFDALAGDPDDTSAPDMGRYGEQKRGCELAVLNQLGPDRVLIARPGPVLGPDDNVHRIPYWLGRMAAGGDVIAPGHAGRMFQFVDVRDLAKWLVTATSAQLCGTYNVVNPPTRDTWGDWLHECGRVTGSVATVHWIDDQSLMRHGLNTGFDLPLWFGTDLPGFDDRLIRDTGFRGRPLAQTVEDSWEWLRTHPHPPAGTRPPPLSREAELRILSAIREDPER; encoded by the coding sequence GTGGGTCGATCCGTAACTCGCGCGCGCGGTGAGATCGCGGCCCGACTGCTCGTCCTGGGTGGCACTGCCTTCGTCGGTCGCGCGGTCGTCCAGGTGGCGCTGGCTTCCGGCTACCGCGTAACCACCTTGAACCGCGGGGTCTCGCGGTCTGATCTCCCCGGGGTGGAACGCTTGCGGGCAGACCGCGACGATCCCGACGCCATGCGCAGAGCCCTCGACGGCAGAGTGTTCGACGGAGTGATCGACGTGTCGGGCTTGGCGCCCGCCCAGGTTCAACCCGTCGTCGATGAACTCCATGACCGAACTCCGCACTACACCTTCGTGTCCACAGTCAGTACCTACGCTGAGGGCGCGTATCAGATCCCACCGGGACAGGCCATCAGCGAGGACTTCGACGCTCTTGCCGGTGACCCGGATGACACCAGTGCACCGGACATGGGGCGCTACGGCGAGCAGAAGCGGGGCTGTGAACTGGCAGTACTGAATCAGTTGGGTCCCGACCGGGTGCTGATTGCCCGCCCGGGGCCGGTCCTCGGTCCTGACGACAATGTCCACCGCATCCCCTATTGGCTGGGTCGGATGGCAGCCGGTGGGGACGTGATCGCGCCCGGTCATGCAGGGCGGATGTTCCAGTTCGTGGATGTCCGAGATCTGGCGAAGTGGCTCGTGACGGCGACATCGGCGCAATTGTGCGGGACGTACAACGTGGTCAATCCTCCCACCAGGGACACCTGGGGGGATTGGCTGCACGAATGCGGTCGGGTGACAGGGTCGGTCGCAACAGTTCATTGGATCGATGACCAGAGCCTCATGCGACACGGACTCAATACAGGGTTCGACCTGCCCCTGTGGTTCGGGACTGATCTTCCTGGTTTCGATGATCGTCTGATCCGGGACACGGGATTTCGCGGTCGCCCGCTGGCGCAGACAGTCGAGGATTCCTGGGAATGGCTCCGGACCCATCCCCATCCCCCAGCTGGCACCCGACCACCACCGTTGTCGCGTGAAGCTGAACTGAGGATCCTCTCCGCGATCAGGGAGGATCCAGAACGGTGA
- a CDS encoding FAD-dependent oxidoreductase — protein MKIVVVGGDAAGMTAASQAKRLLRDEASITVIEQQQWTSYSACGIPYWIAGDTDGPEELVARSPEQHRANGIDVRTGMLATRLDPASSCVTAEPVAGGPAQTFDFDHLVIATGARPVTPPIPGFELAQRVHTLSDGQAAIDALEGRHPRRAVVMGAGYVGLEMAEAAVSRGLHTTVVDAAPEPMMTLDPDMGERVRRLMVERGVTMRMSEPVTAIESGPDGLVALVRTSGGEYPADIVFAGLGVRPRTELAAEAGLALGGHGGLLTDPQQRVLGCDNIWAGGDCTEVVNRLTGSRMCVPLGTHANKQGRVIGLNLAGRDAQFPGVLGTAITKFADVEISRTGLGESDPAAVDLVAATVETGTRAGYMPGDSPMWVKMTAARGSGLLRGAQIVGGPGAGKRIDAVATALWAGMTVAEVVQLDLAYAPPFSPVWDPVQIAARALLSRLD, from the coding sequence ATGAAGATCGTGGTCGTGGGCGGTGACGCCGCGGGTATGACGGCGGCGAGTCAGGCGAAGCGACTGCTGCGTGACGAAGCGTCGATCACGGTGATCGAGCAGCAGCAGTGGACGTCGTATTCCGCGTGTGGAATCCCCTATTGGATCGCCGGCGACACCGACGGCCCCGAGGAGTTGGTCGCCCGCTCCCCAGAGCAACATCGAGCCAACGGAATCGACGTGCGAACGGGCATGCTCGCCACCCGGCTGGACCCTGCCTCCTCCTGTGTCACCGCCGAGCCGGTAGCCGGCGGTCCGGCGCAGACCTTTGACTTCGACCACTTGGTCATCGCCACCGGTGCTCGGCCGGTGACACCGCCGATCCCAGGATTCGAGTTGGCTCAACGGGTGCATACGCTCAGCGACGGGCAGGCCGCGATCGATGCGCTCGAGGGCCGACACCCGCGGCGTGCCGTGGTCATGGGTGCGGGCTACGTAGGTCTCGAGATGGCCGAGGCCGCAGTGAGCCGGGGCTTGCACACCACCGTGGTGGACGCGGCTCCCGAGCCCATGATGACCCTCGACCCCGACATGGGTGAGCGGGTGCGGCGACTCATGGTCGAACGGGGCGTGACCATGCGGATGTCCGAGCCGGTCACCGCCATCGAGTCCGGCCCCGACGGTCTGGTCGCCCTGGTCAGGACCTCCGGCGGGGAGTATCCCGCCGACATCGTGTTCGCTGGCCTGGGGGTGCGCCCGCGCACGGAACTCGCGGCCGAGGCAGGTTTGGCGCTGGGAGGCCACGGGGGTCTGCTCACTGATCCCCAGCAGCGCGTTCTGGGATGCGACAACATCTGGGCCGGAGGCGATTGCACCGAGGTCGTCAATCGACTCACCGGGTCGCGGATGTGCGTACCGCTGGGAACCCACGCGAACAAGCAGGGTCGCGTGATCGGACTGAACCTCGCGGGCCGCGACGCGCAATTCCCCGGCGTCCTGGGAACCGCGATCACCAAATTCGCCGACGTCGAGATCAGTCGGACGGGACTCGGAGAGTCCGACCCGGCGGCGGTCGACCTGGTCGCGGCCACGGTGGAGACCGGGACCCGCGCGGGTTACATGCCCGGGGATTCTCCGATGTGGGTGAAGATGACCGCTGCGCGGGGCAGTGGACTGCTGCGTGGCGCACAGATCGTGGGGGGTCCCGGGGCCGGCAAGCGCATCGACGCCGTGGCGACCGCGTTATGGGCGGGAATGACGGTGGCAGAAGTCGTGCAGTTGGACTTGGCCTACGCCCCACCGTTCTCGCCCGTGTGGGATCCAGTCCAGATTGCCGCCAGAGCGCTGTTGTCCCGACTCGACTGA
- a CDS encoding VTT domain-containing protein codes for MLTQVPALLPDWLNAEYILAALGPYAFWGAVLIIFAECGLLIGFFLPGDSLLFVVGLLIAQGSIPVNIWLAVVILTAAAILGNVTGYWIGAKAGPPLFERKDSKLFKKEYVDQAHGFFEKYGPRAIILARFVPIVRTFITAIAGVARMDYRTFVAYSAVGGTIWAAGVTLAGYFLGNIPFVQNNLEIMLLTVVFVSAIPILWELIRSRRANSATSKASDPTV; via the coding sequence GTGTTGACCCAAGTTCCCGCTCTGCTCCCGGACTGGCTCAATGCCGAATACATCCTGGCGGCGCTCGGGCCGTACGCGTTCTGGGGCGCGGTGCTGATCATCTTCGCCGAATGCGGTCTGCTGATCGGTTTCTTCCTGCCGGGTGACAGCCTGCTGTTCGTGGTGGGACTGCTCATCGCGCAAGGGTCGATCCCCGTGAACATCTGGCTGGCGGTCGTCATCCTGACCGCGGCGGCGATCCTGGGGAACGTGACGGGGTACTGGATCGGCGCCAAGGCCGGGCCGCCGTTGTTCGAGCGCAAGGACTCCAAACTGTTCAAGAAGGAGTACGTCGATCAGGCGCACGGGTTCTTCGAGAAATACGGACCCCGAGCCATCATCCTGGCCCGGTTCGTGCCCATTGTGCGTACCTTCATCACCGCCATCGCCGGCGTCGCCAGGATGGATTACCGGACCTTCGTCGCCTACAGCGCCGTCGGGGGGACGATCTGGGCAGCCGGCGTGACCCTGGCGGGCTACTTCCTCGGCAACATCCCGTTCGTCCAGAACAACCTGGAGATCATGCTCCTGACCGTGGTGTTCGTCTCCGCCATTCCGATCCTGTGGGAACTCATCCGCTCCCGCCGCGCCAATAGCGCCACGAGCAAAGCGTCAGACCCCACCGTCTGA
- a CDS encoding sulfatase-like hydrolase/transferase, with translation MTPIAGPPPRPSRRAFMAGLIGAAGATGLGACADTSEVGGRPVPVPVDPAAAQGAKPNFVVIVSDDHRWDHVSYHPDHPPFLSTPNLDRLASQGMVGRNAFVTTALCSPSRGTFLSGQYARNHGVQNNLTAWNPDTETFFEPLMAAGYDCAFIGKWHMPGQLPDLRGVDTFITFTAEEGQGQYIDCPLLINGVMTERPGTYITQDLTDLALEWIDTRPSGKPYALWLAHKAVHHRFIPPEKFAGALDEADLSDLPEESFAFQSLMDQNIWEGTLGDLRSLYRRYNETLLGLDDQVGRIIDDVDLSDTYVVYTSDNGYSWGEHVLTGKRWAYEENTRVPFIAAGPGIEPGTTDAMILNADLAPTLLDWAGADPLPDAQGQSVADVLTGDEDSVRDEFMYEYFPDYPYHVPGLQAVRDDRWLYVEYETGPAPQLFDIVADPRTQHDLASENPMKTAEMARRLTELRHRVEHGGVV, from the coding sequence GTGACCCCAATCGCCGGACCGCCGCCGCGGCCGTCACGGCGGGCGTTCATGGCGGGCCTGATCGGCGCTGCCGGGGCCACGGGTTTAGGGGCATGCGCCGACACCAGCGAGGTGGGCGGGCGCCCGGTCCCCGTTCCCGTCGATCCCGCTGCCGCACAGGGAGCCAAGCCCAACTTCGTTGTGATCGTGAGCGACGATCACCGCTGGGACCATGTGAGCTACCACCCGGATCACCCACCCTTCCTGAGTACCCCCAACCTCGACCGACTGGCGAGCCAGGGGATGGTGGGCAGGAACGCGTTCGTGACCACGGCACTGTGCAGTCCGTCGCGCGGAACGTTCTTGTCCGGCCAGTACGCGCGCAACCACGGGGTGCAGAACAACCTGACAGCCTGGAACCCGGACACCGAGACCTTCTTCGAACCGCTCATGGCCGCCGGTTACGACTGCGCTTTCATCGGCAAATGGCACATGCCGGGTCAGTTGCCGGACCTGCGTGGGGTCGATACCTTCATCACCTTCACCGCCGAGGAGGGTCAGGGGCAGTACATCGACTGCCCCCTGCTCATCAACGGGGTGATGACCGAACGACCGGGCACCTACATCACGCAGGACCTCACTGATCTGGCCCTGGAATGGATCGACACACGACCATCGGGCAAGCCGTACGCGTTGTGGCTCGCCCACAAGGCCGTTCACCATCGCTTCATCCCGCCCGAGAAGTTCGCCGGTGCACTGGACGAGGCGGACCTGTCGGACCTGCCCGAGGAGTCCTTCGCGTTCCAGTCCCTGATGGACCAGAACATCTGGGAGGGCACCCTCGGCGACCTGCGCAGCCTGTACCGCCGTTACAACGAGACGCTGCTGGGCCTCGACGACCAGGTCGGACGCATCATCGACGATGTCGATCTGTCGGACACATACGTCGTCTACACCAGTGACAACGGCTACTCCTGGGGCGAGCATGTGCTGACCGGTAAGCGCTGGGCGTACGAGGAGAACACCCGAGTGCCCTTCATCGCAGCCGGCCCGGGGATTGAGCCGGGCACCACCGACGCCATGATCCTGAATGCGGATCTGGCACCCACCCTGCTCGACTGGGCTGGGGCGGATCCCCTGCCCGATGCTCAGGGTCAGTCGGTGGCAGACGTCTTGACCGGCGATGAGGACTCGGTGCGCGACGAGTTCATGTACGAGTACTTCCCCGACTATCCGTACCACGTCCCGGGTCTGCAGGCGGTCCGGGACGACCGCTGGCTGTACGTCGAGTACGAGACCGGCCCCGCGCCGCAACTGTTCGACATCGTCGCCGACCCCCGCACCCAGCATGACCTCGCCTCCGAGAACCCGATGAAGACCGCCGAAATGGCGCGGCGGCTGACGGAACTGCGCCACCGGGTCGAGCACGGCGGTGTGGTGTGA
- the pyrE gene encoding orotate phosphoribosyltransferase gives MSAHENLASDDARAELLAGIKNKAVVHGKVILSSGQEAEYYVDLRRITLDGSTAPLVGEVMLDLTADWDYDAVGGLTLGADPVATAMMHAAARRGRQLDAFVVRKESKQHGLHRRIEGPDVSGRRVLAVEDTSTTGGSVLTAVEALREAGAEVVGVAVIVERGAAPTVGAAGLEYRAAFHLDDLGLA, from the coding sequence GTGAGCGCTCACGAGAATCTCGCGAGCGACGACGCCCGCGCCGAGTTGCTCGCCGGCATCAAGAACAAGGCGGTCGTCCACGGCAAGGTGATCTTGTCCAGTGGGCAGGAGGCCGAGTACTACGTCGACCTGCGCCGAATCACGCTGGATGGGTCGACGGCTCCACTGGTCGGTGAGGTGATGCTCGACCTCACCGCGGACTGGGACTACGACGCAGTCGGTGGGCTCACGCTGGGAGCTGATCCCGTCGCGACCGCCATGATGCACGCTGCCGCTCGACGAGGGAGGCAGCTGGATGCTTTCGTCGTGCGCAAAGAGTCGAAACAGCATGGGCTGCATCGGCGCATCGAGGGTCCTGACGTGTCCGGGCGCCGGGTACTCGCCGTCGAGGACACGTCCACCACGGGAGGATCGGTGTTGACAGCTGTCGAGGCGCTGCGCGAGGCAGGGGCCGAGGTGGTCGGGGTCGCGGTGATCGTCGAACGAGGCGCAGCCCCCACAGTCGGCGCGGCCGGCTTGGAGTATCGCGCTGCCTTCCATCTCGACGATCTCGGTCTGGCCTAG